GGAAGTTTTTGTCGGGGTTCCGACGCACAAACTTTACGAGTAATCGGATTGGTCTAGCCCTGCTTTGGCCGGTACTGGTGGCCACGAACAAGAGCTACAGGCAGAACTTTACGAAGGCCCTTAAAGGTTAGTGGTTGCTTCCGCCCGAGCGAGAACTGGAGGTGCTGAGGATCCCTGGCAGCCGATCCTCAGTTCCCTGGTACAGCGTTTCGACCGTGAGTATCGAGGTGAACCTTTTGATTTACCTGCTGAAGCAGAAGCAATGCCTCTGTTTCGGGAGCGCATAGCAGGCACGTTACAAGCTCATCTCACCTCGCCTTTTTGGGATCTGGCGCGCATTAGCAAAGGCCAACGATGTTTAGATATCGGTTGCGGCGTCAGTTTTCTGATTTATCCCTGGGCAGAGTGGGGCGCATTTTTCTATGGCCAGGAAATTTCAGCTGTAGCTCGTGATGCTTTGAATGGACGTGGTCCTCAACTCAACTCCAAGCTGTTCAAGGGTGTACAGTTAGGGCCAGCTCATTCTTTGAACTATGACCCTGGACAGTTTGACGTGGTGATCGCCACTGGCTTTAGCTGCTATTTTCCACCGGAATACTGGCGGTCAGTCTTGTCTGAAGTGCAACGCGTGCTTAGGCCAGGGGGCAGCTTTGTTTTTGATGTCATTGACCCTGACACCTCCCTCGCCGAGAATTGGGCGATTTTAGAAATGTACTTTGGCGTAGAAGTTTTTCTAGAGCCTCTGGAGCGCTGGCAGCAAGTCATTCGGGAGGCTGGAGCAACCCTCTCTGCTTCTCGTCCTGGTGATATTTTCCAGATGTACCGAGTTACGTTTGCCTAGCCCTCCAGCGTCAGAGCATGGGGTTACTACAGGCTCATGGCGTGCATTTAGCTCGGTTTCCTTATAATTCGTTCAGGTAAATGCCTGACAGAATTCTGCACGCCTGCCCCTAAGATTGTGTCAATCAGCTTGGGTCAGTGCTGCTAGCCCTGAGCTGTCTCCTGACTGTCTTGGTGTGTCATGAGCGAATTCGATTTACTCTCCCTGCTGACTGCGCTTGCCGAGGGACAATCTCTACCATCTGGGGCTCAGCAGTTTCTGGGGGAGCGTTTGCTCAATGACCAGCCACGGGCGAGGGCATTTGGTGTAACGCCTGCAACGTTAGAGGATCATTTGCAGCAGCGGACTGCCCTCCTACGCTCTGCCTATCCCAGCTTTCGGGTTTTGGTAGAACGAGCTCTACATATCAAAGCGCCTCTGCTGCTGCCACTATGGGATCTGTGGCTGCCCCTAGCAATGCAAATTGCTGCTGCTCGCCAGCAAGTACAGCCCCGAGGCCTAGGTCTGGGAGTGTTGGGAGGGCAGGGCACCGGTAAAACCACTTTGGGTGCGGTACTGACGTTGCTACTGGCGCGGCAAAATTTGCGCACTGTCAGCCTATCCATTGATGACTTCTACACCACCTACCACCACCGCACCGAGCTAAAACAGCGCGATCCGCGCTACGAACGACGGGGGCCACCCGGCACCCACACCGTGAACTTGGGCTTGCAAGCACTGGAAGCCTTGCGCCACAGCCAAGCGGATAGCCTGACTTGGGTGCCACGATTTGATAAGACAGCCCACCGGGGGCATGGAGATCGCTTTGCTTGGGTCAATCTCCAGCCGGAGTTACTGCTCCGTGGCCAAATTTCAGCGGCTCATTTGCACCTGAAAGAGATGGTATTTAAGCAGCAGAGCTTGTCTCTACCTGAGTCAATGGGTGAGCCAGTGCCCTTGAGCTACTCACCTGCCTTCGGCTTCCCACCTGGAGTGTTTCAGGTTAGTTTGCTGCCTTCAGGTGAAGCACTATGGGAATTAGGGGAGACCCAAACACCGTTGAAGCTGCCGATTGCACAGTTGCCTAGTGGTTGGGACTTGGTGAGTGGGGCTGTAGATGTTGTGGTTCTGGAGGGTTGGTTCGTAGGCGCACGTCCAGTAGCACCCTCGGGTCTTGAGGCAGCACCGCCACCTATCCTCACACCAGAAGACCGGGACTTTGCCCAGACAGTCAACACAGCCCTACATGACTACTTGCCTCTGTGGCAGTGTCTAGACCGACAGCTTGTCTTATACGTTAGCGACTACACCTTGAGCAAGCAGTGGCGAAGGGAGGCTGAGCAAAAGGCGATTGCCACTGGTAAAGGTGGCATGACCGACGCTGAAATCGACGCTTTTGTCGAGTACTTCTGGCGTGCCCTGCACCCGGAGCTGTTTATCAAGCCTCTAACCCAAAATCCAGACTTGGCAGACTTGGTCATTGAAATTCAGGCAGACCATAGCCCTGGTAGGGTGTACCAGCCTGGCGAGGAGCTGTAACTCTGCTCTTCGGGTGTTTTTGAGGCTACTTGAGGCCCAAATATTGGCCAGATACCGCTTGTGTAAAGGTTATATAGGGGTCAGCCAGCTAGATCCGACTGTTGTAGCGGAACCACCTAAGCACTAGAGTCACGACAAAGAGCACAACCGTGCAGCCCACAATAGCGGGGATCACCTTGACGCCAATATTGGGAATTTGCCAGTTAAGCACAGGAAATAGCCGCTTAATGCCGAAGCTGCGATCCATTTCAGCAAAACCCCAATCTCCTAGGGCAATGCCTGCTAGGCCAATTAGCAATCCCCCGAAAAAACCTCCAGGCGTCCGACGGGGGACAAAGATAGTGGCGATACCGACGCAGACTAGTGCCACCGCCAGG
The Leptolyngbya sp. FACHB-261 DNA segment above includes these coding regions:
- a CDS encoding methyltransferase domain-containing protein, with the translated sequence MVASARARTGGAEDPWQPILSSLVQRFDREYRGEPFDLPAEAEAMPLFRERIAGTLQAHLTSPFWDLARISKGQRCLDIGCGVSFLIYPWAEWGAFFYGQEISAVARDALNGRGPQLNSKLFKGVQLGPAHSLNYDPGQFDVVIATGFSCYFPPEYWRSVLSEVQRVLRPGGSFVFDVIDPDTSLAENWAILEMYFGVEVFLEPLERWQQVIREAGATLSASRPGDIFQMYRVTFA